A region of Lycium barbarum isolate Lr01 chromosome 3, ASM1917538v2, whole genome shotgun sequence DNA encodes the following proteins:
- the LOC132632449 gene encoding mitogen-activated protein kinase kinase 3 isoform X2 produces the protein MMAGLEELKKKLVPLFDAEKGFSPASTSDPFDSYSLSDAGTVNLLSQSYGEYNINELGLQKCTSWPVDDTDHGEKTYRCASHEMRVFGAIGSGASSVVQRAIHIPTHRIIALKKINIFEKEKRQQLLTEIRTLCEAPCYQGLVEFYGAFYTPDSGQISIALEYMDGGSLADIIKVRKCIPEPILSSMVQKLLHGLSYLHGVRHLVHRDIKPANLLVNLKGEPKITDFGISAGLESSIAMCATFVGTVTYMSPERIRNENYSYPADIWSLGLALFECGTGEFPYTANEGPVNLMLQLLSHPFITKYSDSAVDLGAFVRGIFDPTQRMKDLADMLAIHYYLLFDGPYEFWQHTKTLYNECSTFSFGGKESIGSSNIFSTLSDIRKTLAGEWPPEKLVHVVEKLQCRANGQDGVAIRVSGSFIVGNQFLICGDGMQVEGLPNLKDLSIDIPSKRMGTFHEQFIVEQANIGRYFIIKQELYITQ, from the exons ATGATGGCTGGACTGGAGGAATTGAAGAAGAAGCTTGTGCCTTTGTTTGACGCTGAGAAGGGTTTCTCCCCTGCCTCTACATCGGATCCTTTTGATTCATACTCT TTATCCGATGCTGGAACTGTGAATTTGTTGAGTCAATCATATGGCGAATACAACATCAATGAGCTGGGGTTGCAAAAGTGTACTTCATGGCCCGTCGATGACACAGATCATGGTGAAAAGACATATAGATGTGCTTCCCATGAGATGAGGGTCTTTGGAGCCATAGGTAGCGGTGCCAGTAGTGTTGTTCAGAGGGCTATTCACATTCCAACTCATAGAATTATTGCCTTGAAGAAGATTAATATTTTTGAGAAG GAGAAAAGGCAGCAACTGCTTACTGAAATAAGGACATTGTGCGAGGCACCATGCTACCAAGGCCTTGTTGAGTTCTATGGAGCATTTTATACTCCAGATTCTGGGCAGATAAGCATTGCTTTAGAGTACATGGATGGGGGCTCTCTTGCAGATATCATAAAAGTGAGGAAGTGCATTCCAGAACCTATCCTTTCCTCAATGGTTCAAAAGCTCTTGCAT GGTCTCAGTTATTTACACGGAGTTCGGCATTTAGTTCACAGAGACATAAAGCCAGCAAATTTGCTTGTCAATCTCAAGGGGGAGCCCAAAATAACTGATTTTGGCATTAGTGCTGGCTTAGAAAGCTCAATTGCTATG TGTGCTACTTTTGTTGGAACAGTAACTTACATGTCGCCGGAACGAATACGGAATGAGAATTACTCTTACCCAGCTGACATTTGGAGTCTTGGGCTTGCACTGTTTGAGTGTGGTACAGGTGAATTTCCGTATACAGCTAATGAAGGGCCTGTCAATCTCATGTTGCAG CTTCTTTCACATCCATTTATTACCAAGTATAGTGATTCTGCAGTGGACTTGGGTGCTTTTGTCAGAGGTATTTTTGATCCTACACAGAGGATGAAGGACCTGGCAGAT ATGCTGGCGATACATTACTATTTACTTTTTGATGGACCCTATGAATTTTGGCAGCACACCAAGACATTATATAATGAATGCTCCACTTTCAG TTTTGGCGGGAAAGAATCCATTGGTTCCAGCAATATTTTCTCAACCTTGTCCGACATACGGAAGACATTAGCTGGTGAATGGCCTCCAGAAAAGCTTGTCCACGTTGTAGAGAAACTTCAATGTCGTGCTAATGGTCAGGACGGAGTAGCAATTCGTGTCTCTGGATCTTTTATAGTTGGGAATCAGTTCCTTATTTGTGGAGATGGTATGCAAGTTGAGGGTCTACCAAACTTAAAAGATCTCTCTATCGATATACCAAGCAAACGAATGGGGACCTTTCATGAGCAGTTTATTGTAGAGCAGGCAAACATCGGTCGTTATTTCATAATTAAGCAAGAACTTTACATTACTCAATAG
- the LOC132632449 gene encoding mitogen-activated protein kinase kinase 3 isoform X1 produces the protein MMAGLEELKKKLVPLFDAEKGFSPASTSDPFDSYSLSDAGTVNLLSQSYGEYNINELGLQKCTSWPVDDTDHGEKTYRCASHEMRVFGAIGSGASSVVQRAIHIPTHRIIALKKINIFEKEKRQQLLTEIRTLCEAPCYQGLVEFYGAFYTPDSGQISIALEYMDGGSLADIIKVRKCIPEPILSSMVQKLLHGLSYLHGVRHLVHRDIKPANLLVNLKGEPKITDFGISAGLESSIAMCATFVGTVTYMSPERIRNENYSYPADIWSLGLALFECGTGEFPYTANEGPVNLMLQILDDPSPSLSKHNFSPEFCSFVDACLKKNPDDRPTAEQLLSHPFITKYSDSAVDLGAFVRGIFDPTQRMKDLADMLAIHYYLLFDGPYEFWQHTKTLYNECSTFSFGGKESIGSSNIFSTLSDIRKTLAGEWPPEKLVHVVEKLQCRANGQDGVAIRVSGSFIVGNQFLICGDGMQVEGLPNLKDLSIDIPSKRMGTFHEQFIVEQANIGRYFIIKQELYITQ, from the exons ATGATGGCTGGACTGGAGGAATTGAAGAAGAAGCTTGTGCCTTTGTTTGACGCTGAGAAGGGTTTCTCCCCTGCCTCTACATCGGATCCTTTTGATTCATACTCT TTATCCGATGCTGGAACTGTGAATTTGTTGAGTCAATCATATGGCGAATACAACATCAATGAGCTGGGGTTGCAAAAGTGTACTTCATGGCCCGTCGATGACACAGATCATGGTGAAAAGACATATAGATGTGCTTCCCATGAGATGAGGGTCTTTGGAGCCATAGGTAGCGGTGCCAGTAGTGTTGTTCAGAGGGCTATTCACATTCCAACTCATAGAATTATTGCCTTGAAGAAGATTAATATTTTTGAGAAG GAGAAAAGGCAGCAACTGCTTACTGAAATAAGGACATTGTGCGAGGCACCATGCTACCAAGGCCTTGTTGAGTTCTATGGAGCATTTTATACTCCAGATTCTGGGCAGATAAGCATTGCTTTAGAGTACATGGATGGGGGCTCTCTTGCAGATATCATAAAAGTGAGGAAGTGCATTCCAGAACCTATCCTTTCCTCAATGGTTCAAAAGCTCTTGCAT GGTCTCAGTTATTTACACGGAGTTCGGCATTTAGTTCACAGAGACATAAAGCCAGCAAATTTGCTTGTCAATCTCAAGGGGGAGCCCAAAATAACTGATTTTGGCATTAGTGCTGGCTTAGAAAGCTCAATTGCTATG TGTGCTACTTTTGTTGGAACAGTAACTTACATGTCGCCGGAACGAATACGGAATGAGAATTACTCTTACCCAGCTGACATTTGGAGTCTTGGGCTTGCACTGTTTGAGTGTGGTACAGGTGAATTTCCGTATACAGCTAATGAAGGGCCTGTCAATCTCATGTTGCAG ATCCTAGATGATCCATCTCCTTCACTGTCAAAGCACAACTTTTCACCAGAATTCTGCTCATTCGTTGATGCTTGCCTAAAAAAAAATCCTGATGACAGGCCGACAGCAGAGCAG CTTCTTTCACATCCATTTATTACCAAGTATAGTGATTCTGCAGTGGACTTGGGTGCTTTTGTCAGAGGTATTTTTGATCCTACACAGAGGATGAAGGACCTGGCAGAT ATGCTGGCGATACATTACTATTTACTTTTTGATGGACCCTATGAATTTTGGCAGCACACCAAGACATTATATAATGAATGCTCCACTTTCAG TTTTGGCGGGAAAGAATCCATTGGTTCCAGCAATATTTTCTCAACCTTGTCCGACATACGGAAGACATTAGCTGGTGAATGGCCTCCAGAAAAGCTTGTCCACGTTGTAGAGAAACTTCAATGTCGTGCTAATGGTCAGGACGGAGTAGCAATTCGTGTCTCTGGATCTTTTATAGTTGGGAATCAGTTCCTTATTTGTGGAGATGGTATGCAAGTTGAGGGTCTACCAAACTTAAAAGATCTCTCTATCGATATACCAAGCAAACGAATGGGGACCTTTCATGAGCAGTTTATTGTAGAGCAGGCAAACATCGGTCGTTATTTCATAATTAAGCAAGAACTTTACATTACTCAATAG